The nucleotide window GCCAATGCACCGAGTAACAGTCATGGCATCGAAAGCGAATTGTTCTATTTTTCATAAGTTTCATAAGGGTGACGAGTGGTGAATGTTGTGTCGTGCACAAGGCCCTTAGCGTAGCGCTCTGAGCTGCGCAGGGGCCATCCACCATTCTAAATTTCCCCGCCCTACTCCGACATTTCCATCAAAAGAAATTAGACAGCCTCCAGCCTTTTTGACCGAAAGGCCTGAGGTGTTCTTGCCAAAAATCATCAATGCGGCTGTTTGGCCAAGATGAGGTTCATGTCCGACGCACATGACGAAGGCATCCTTTGGCAATGTTTGTAAAATCTCGAATAGCAGCATGGGTGATTGATCATAGACCAACTCGGGACAAAGCTGAATGGTTGCCTTGATCTGTAGTGCCTCCTTGGTAATCTCCGCCGTTTGTTGCGTACGGATTAATGGACTGCATAAAAGGTGTGAGGGTTTTATGCCGATTCGTTTGAGCCCTGCCGCCACCTGTTTGGTTTTGGTAATCCCTTCTTTGGTCAGAGGGCGTTCGCGTTCAGAGCTCTCCCATTCCTCGGTGTTAACGGCAATGCCATGGCGAAGTAGAAGACAATGCATGTAAGTCTCTCCTTTTCTGGTCGCAAACATAACAACCAATTCTCTCCGCAGGTTCGAAATCCAAAATTTTCTGGGGCTAAGGAAATATTATCAATCTCCGAATGGTAGGGCGAGGCCCAGGATGCCCCCAATGAGCAAAACCCAGAGGATATT belongs to Nitrospiraceae bacterium and includes:
- the sixA gene encoding phosphohistidine phosphatase SixA; translated protein: MHCLLLRHGIAVNTEEWESSERERPLTKEGITKTKQVAAGLKRIGIKPSHLLCSPLIRTQQTAEITKEALQIKATIQLCPELVYDQSPMLLFEILQTLPKDAFVMCVGHEPHLGQTAALMIFGKNTSGLSVKKAGGCLISFDGNVGVGRGNLEWWMAPAQLRALR